The window TCAGATGCTATGGAGAGAATAACAACAGAGCACTTTGGGAAAAGCTGGGTACGAGGGAGACAAAGGCCCAGGCTCAGAGCATGTGCCATATTGGTAACTGCAGCAACAGCATAGGTTTAGGTGCTCAGAGTCTGAAAAGTGACAAAAATGGCACCTTTGCTCTGTCTTTGTGTGTGTACTGGAGTCTCACATGCTCTAAGCGACATGCTACCCCATCCTTTGCTGTGCCAGTTATGCAGTCATAAATAAATTGAAGTATTGACCGGCTCCCGTATCAGAACAGTGAGCCAAACTGCAGCAGTCTCAGCAATTAATCATTTAGCTTTCAAATGTCAAGGACAGCAGAGTTCTGCTATTTAGAGAAAGCCGCGTTTTACCTGTAAACATAAGGCTTTTTTCCTGAGAGCTCCTGACACACAATTTTCAGACCTCCCGCTATGCTATTTTTAGTcacttttcagagcagaattaCGTTACAGTCTTTTGTCTTTCAAGAAAACTCTCTGCGCTTCGGCATGTAACAGTACAGTCAAACACCGCCAGGAGATGAAGAACCTGGGCAAGCTGCCCAACCATTCATCTGCTCCCATGCCCTCCTTGGCTACAAACGCTACCACAAGGACGACTCTACATACTCTCAAGTCCAGTGCATGCAGGAGGACGTTGGTTATTGGTAAGGTTTGTAGGTTTTCGAGTCTGATTACAGCCTCCTATTTTTCCACTTTAGACTCAAACTTGTATCGACTCAGctaacagagagagagaagcagcattAGTACTGGAGATGAACCTCGCCTTTGCTATAGCAGCACATTTTAGCCTTCTTGTCACTGGCTCATTCTCTTAGCCAGTTCTTGAGGATGAAAACGTTGCTGTTCTTTGGTAGATATGGAAATCTGTCAGCAGAGTTCACCTGTCCTAACACCAACACACAAACAAATGGGAACATTTTCAGCCTCTTTTAAGCTCTGACCTGACCCGCTGCATGTACCAAAACGGTGGTGTATCTTTGTAgcatctttccctttcttttcctcccttagTAGGAAATTGTTCTCTCGTCCCTTCAATCCccacacgcgcacacacacgcgcTCACGCACACATTAAGCCAAACCGACAAGGCGAGTGTACGGGCGAGTCTATGGAACGACGTTCATTAGTACGTCACTATGAAATTCTCAGGTTGTTTCTCTCAAAGAATATAAAGTTTAACACATTCTGTACATATTGTTGGTTTCTTAGTTATAAAGTAAACACAGTAACAAACTGTCCGTAAAGCGCTGACTCGTTTCAAACGCGGCCCCTTCTTGTTTTATCTTGCTGAAAGTCCTCTTCCAGTCAGAAACACTCAAGCGATGTACTGCACGTGTGCATACGGTGTAtgacagcagaggaaggaagaaagaggcaCTTTGATCGGCTGGTATTCTTGGACTTCCCTTTTTCCTGCGGAGGTTTATGTTCCTGACACTAGATGGTAGTGTTAGCACAGAAAACCGCTGTGGTTAGGCACTTGGCAACAAGGCTCCAAGGCAGTGCCCGCTCTCTGCTATGTCATCAGAATTGGTTTCTGCCGCACTTCCAGGATATCTGGGCAAgggagagaaacaaagagaTACAGCAAACTTAGGAGGCTCCTGAAAGTAGCCACCGCACCAGAAAGCGTGAAGAACCGGAGATGCAGTTGTGTTATGCTGCTAAATGAATTTAAACCACAACGAGCGTACGACTTTGCCTATTAACTACGTCCAACTTAATTCCTCCCCAGCTGTATCCTAGTTGAGAGATGGTAAGCCATAAATATATCCCATCACGTAGAGATGACAGCTGATCTACTCAGTATCATTTATCATGGGATGAAGCAACATGTGTCAGAGTGGCATAGCCTTCCCGAGAAGCAAGTGGAAGTGCCGTTACAGGAGATGGCGAAAGTTTTCCCTTTCTTGAAGGGAAAAACACACCATCCCCAAGACCCTTAGAGAGACTTTTGGCTCTGAAGGTATGGGCACAAATAATTCAACTGTTTCATCCATTCTATAGCCCAAAGCCTATACTTCTGTACTCAAAAAGCTGCCACAAAACCCGCTCCTTTTGTTGGCTCCTCAGCTCCGTATTGTCCAAATGTGACAGAATATGAACCCATAAAATATCTGTCATAATCACAGGAATCTTTCCAAATGTGGACAGTAAACCCAGCGTGCTGGCACGGCAGTACGTAGAAATAATCTGGAAACTGGGCTGCTCTGTCCTTTTCAAGGCTACGCAGAGAGTAAAGAACATGGGGAAAGGGAGCACATGCTTAATTAAGAGGCTGATCACACACGGCTGCACAAGGAGGATGACGTGAGTAAAAATTGATCTACAGCTCCAGAGGGCTCTAGACACACTTGTAAAGAATGAAACACTGTGGAGTGAGTCCAGTGAacagccacaaagatgattaagggatcGCAGCACCTGACCtacgaggagaggctgagagaactgggatTATCTAGCATGGAGAGAAGGCTCAGAGCGAAGGAAGTCTTATCAATATGCATAAACtccagacattttaaaatgtactttgatGAATAGCACtaggattttaatttcttagcaCCAGCTTCCTAAACTACCCAAGGCAGATGAGCATCTTTCCCACTTCACCCTGCCCCACGTGTAACGTTCCCGCTTGCTGGAAAGCTGCCACAGGCGCAAATGCATTAGTTCAGAAAGGCGCTGGAAATGGGCTCCACCTGATGTGccaagcaaaagcaaacacGGGTAGTGAAAAACTGCAGATTAAAATTCTGCCTTACAGCCCAGACATTTCATACCCTATTTCTGTGCATCTCAATATATACACCGACTCCTGCAACTGTGTGTTAAACAAATTAAGTCTCAGAAAGGATGTTCAAGctcaaagcaaatatttgagCATGGAGGCATTTATGCCACCCACTTGAGCAAGTATTAAATGCCAGCAGGAACAATACATCTTCTGTGAACTCTTAAATGCCTGTGGTGAGAGAGTGAGTGAGCTGGAAAACTCCTGCTAACTAGCTGTAAGATTATCAACACAATTATCATATGGAATAATTACGTATCTTGCTGAAACATTGTTCAAAATCCACCCTTAATTACAGAGGATCATTTTCTACTGGAATCCCTAATTTCTTCTAAATTGAAATCAGTCCCTACATACAGTGAAAGGGCAAATGCAGAAATACCTCTTTGCTAAGTATAATTTCCACCTCTACCTTATCAGCTaccatttccttctctgtggaGTAAGGGTCAGCAAACTTTTGCAGCAGGCTCTGAGATCGCAGCCTGCAAATGAGAAGACTGCAGCTATTACTATTACGCTAGCACCATACAACTGATGACATACCGATACCCATACTATCTTCTCATCTCTTTTAGCAGCAGATTAACCTGTTTAACAACAGATTTCCCAACTCCTTTCCTCTTAGCTACCTTTCAGGAATAGTCTGGAAATAACCACTGTGTAAttgaatggttttgttttcaggtgCGTTCTCTTTTGAGATCCAGACAAGAAAGAGTAGGTACTGATCAAAAGCCCACAATTCAGACAAACCTATTCAGAAGTCGTCCCATCTGCTGggtgggaagagaaggaaaaagatgaagttCTTAGAGGAAGTAACAGTTATAAGGATCTTCCAAGGTTAGAGACAGGACTTTACGTTGCTCTGGGATCATAACATGATTCTGGTCTAGATTTTGGAGTTGAGCAATAGTTTTGCCTAAGATACTGCTGGGCAGCTGGATCAAACTTTCTTTCTGCCCACGGTGGTCAATGAGAAGGCATCTCAGGGCTTCACTTCGGAAGAATGAAGAGAACAGATAGCAACACTAGTAATGTCTATTTGAAAGAAACTGCCACTGCATTTAGACAGAGGAGACAGTCCTTAACGACTGCTGCTTTCTCAGTTTTCAGATGTATCTCAAGAGTCCCACAGGCACCCTCATACTGCAAGCTGTATCCCTGAAAGGCTAGCAGGCTTGCTGATGGATGGAGTTCAAACAGACCAGTTGTTTTCTCTAGTCCACCTGTATCTGTAGGTAGACAAGAGTTACctggatgaaaatgaaaacttcagTACTGCCTGCAGATAGTAAACCCAACTTATTGCGCTGTCCTAGCCCAGCTGAACAAATACAGACTTGGCTGTCATCAACGTAGTAATTGGCATAGCTAGACCAACAACACGAGGGACTGATTATTCATGGCAGAACACACAAACGTCATTATGCCTAGTTAAAGACACTGGACACCTGACAGCTTTATGGGCATCCGTGTAGGCACTCTGATCAGTGTAAGCAACTTATATGGAAACAAAATCTAAGAATGCAAACAAAATTGGCAGAGGAGGTCCCTCCAAATTTCCGAGCTGCCTTTCTGTAACCCTCTCAGTCACAGGTCTCTGCTACAGCTATTGCTGTCAGTGGATGGGCTCACAACAAGTTGCCTTGCACGCACGAGATGAAGTTTGAATTCCAGTATGAAAGCAACTAGTGTTCCTCTGGAAGTCTGTTAGAACAATCTTACCAACTTGTTTGAATCATCATCAAGCAAAACCGGCCCAAAGCCAGAGAACAGGTTGACACCATTCCATGTGTTCACACTGATTTGCTGCTACAGTATTTCCCTTGCAGAGAAATACTTGTTCCTCTATCTTAACAGCAAAATCCCATGACACAGAAGACTGTCCTGGAATCAAAGGACTCTCTGTTTATGCATAATACACGTTAAAATTCACCTGTTAAAATTCGATGCAATGGCAAAGTGATGTAAGTTAAGTGTGCATAGAGTAGAAAGTTTTCATCTGTTCTGTTCAGCTTCAGCCAGGAGCCCACCAGAGACCGTCCTGTTCCAGATAAGGACCGCGACCTCAGATTTGTTGCGTTGTGCAGATCTGTAAAGGTAGATGACAGCAAGCTTAAAGCGACTGTACTTCCCTGCATTGTATTGGACCCAATGAAAGCTTCTGAAAGTCAAAAAAAGAAGAGCCTACTTTTCATTGTCTAGAGAGAAATCACATGCAGGCCACTATCATtaccagttttatttttttaaaattacttgccCAGCACAGAATTCACCATTTACATTGAAGCTAATGAATTAtagcagcagctggcagcagtAGTAAACCATTATCCACCAACAGACCAGCCACGAGAGGGAATGAAGCCTTTGCTCCCACACTGCACAAGCAGAATCCTAACCCAGCCTTCCTTCATATGCAAAATAATAGAATATCCCTACAATTAAGTAGTTACACTTGTGAATCTCTGCATGAGTAATAGAAGGAAAATTGCAGCTTATGAAGAAAATTGACATCTACAAGCCAGGGAGAGAGTCAGCGTTAATAAGCCTGTTTACTGCAGATTTCCATGCATCCCCAAGCCAAACCTGGGACCCTTCAGCAGTGCCATTTTTCCCATCGTTAGTTTAGAGGTCCacaaataacttttaaaacaaaaggataCTGAATCCATTGTAGGCTAGAGGCAGTTTTTATAGCTGCAGATGTCTCCCACAGCCAGGAATGCACAAGCCATGTATTTTGAGTGTTTCTAAACTTTCCCTCCACTCCCCTGTAAAACTCAGCTCTGTCCCACAGTGCCCAAATCAGATGTTGAAGTGAACCCAATAATTCTGATCCACAGCGATCCAAGCTCTGGGACTCAATTGTTTAAAAGCGGGTCCTGATCCACACAAAGAGGCcctagcaaaggaaaaatacgTAGTGGCAGCTACTCTAGCAAGATGCATAACAatgtgggaggggaaaaaataaaaaatatctgtatcttattttccctccttccctgtaAATGTCTATAGCCAAGCAGCCTATTCCCTCTCCCCACACATGACCACTATGCCAAGAGCACTGTGGTGATCAGGTCAGAAGGACCTGGCTCCGGTAGCTGGAGTAAGTACAATTCTTCTGCTGTGTCATGTTTGTACACAGCAAAAGCAAGTGAAGTGAGCGCTCATGGGCTGTTCCTGTCCACGACAGGTCTGTCTGCACTGGGGGCAGGTCTGCAGCACCACTGACCAGACCGAGGACGCTGCTGATTTTTAGGCAAGCAAGTTATTCTCCACCCACGAGGCCAAGATGCCCCAGAATATCTCTGGTTCTACAGAACCCCATCACTGGGTGAACTGAAGTCAGCTTTCCCACTCCAAAAGTGGGAGAATTTTACCACCACAGCTCCTGAGCAAACACTGGTAGGACACTCAGGTTTCTGAAATTTgtaaagaaatttcattttagttACTTCTCCTTGTAGAAACCTCATCTTTGAATAAATTAAACTTCCTAGTATTAAAATATTCCTAGTGTTAAAATATTcctctatttatttttaggacCAGGAACAATAAGGTCAAAACACTTGTAACTAAGAGAAACCACAGTTCTTGTTATTTTATATGCGTGCTATAAAATGTCTGGAAAACCTAGAATTTGTTTGCTTCCAGAAATAcattagaaggaaaagaaaaagaaagtaataagAATGTTCCTTATTATGATTAAGTATGCTAGGATCAGGCTCTGCAAAACAATACTGAGCAGACACTACCACCGCCTATAAGGGCTGCCAGATAAATAAATACCTTGAACTCCATTCTATTCCTGTGCAGCCTCCAGGAGGAAGATACCAAAAGTAGGACTCCATCTGGGAAAGCTGCCCTTTTCCCCACACTACACAGTAATTGACCAAAACCCTACCCTTTGCCTAGCAAAACACACTAAAAAACACATCTCGTTTGAAATAACAGACATGTTGACTAGgcaaattaaggaaaaagagATGAGGAAATGTTTCTATTGATGGAACCCTGAATTAGTTACAACCAGTTTAAGTTGCACAGAATTTGAATTAAACATTATCACTTCAGCTTGTATTTTAATGTGCAATTCTTTATTAGCTAAGTTGGTCCAGTATCGCTGATGGGTAATAATTTTGCTACTACAAACAGAACGTGCGATCTGGAAATCACCTTTGTGTTTATCTATTAGCATGCCAACAGACAGttagatggggtttttttggcttttctaCTGAATTGTTTTTCAACGTATGAAGAGCAGTCTGGATTTTGACATTTGTGAGCTTCCCACCTGAAGAAACTGTGTTATGACTGGATTTATACACTATATTCTGAACTAGACTCAATTTTTTATCCTGTTGGTTGTTACATACTGAGTAACTAGAATTCAAAGGAAGAGTTCCACAAGGCATTAAACCATTATATAAACAAATTTCaccaggttttctttttaggGAGTTCAGAACTGATCCAAAGCCAGTTGAAGTAAATGCCTTTTCACCAACTTTAACCAACTTTGGATCAAATCAGGGAATTCAGAGAACTTGTCCATGAGAGCATGCTCTACCCCACTATATTGGGACACCTGAAAGAGTGCCACCTGAGAGTGTTGTgtctgggaaaggaggaggatcTTTCCTGCTCAAGTTTCTCTCAAATGGGTCTATATAAAAGGGGGAGAAGTTTTAAACATATATGTATGAGTTGTTGGTCTCCAGCCTTCAAAAAGATGCTAAGTCTGTGAATAACCTCATTTTCAGAGTGGCACTGGCATTGGACATTCTGTGGAGCTAGGTTTTTCACACTGCAAACCTTTTGGAAAATCTGGCATTGGGATCCCCTTCCATAGCTCTGTGCCCTCTCAAGACAAGTCTGTGTAGCTGAAATTACTTCTCTCACCTCCGCCATCACCATCTCTGAAGAACTCCTCACTGTCATTTGCTGAGTGGGATTTTTTCATCTCAGCAATTCGATTTCGGGGCACTTTTCTCTtgagggatggggagaaaaaggatGGGCGATTGTTGCGTTCTGGGGTTGGCGGTGTGCTGAAAGAAGTGACCTGAAAGGGAAACAGAGGAAATGCTAGagaaagttttgtttaaaaagttcTATGCTTCTAGTAAGAAATAATCAGCCTCAAATATGTGCCATGAGGCAGTCACATGCGTAAAAGTCAGAATCATGACTGGCGTCTAGCTGTAAGTTTCATCAGAGCGGTCAGAGAATGTCAACTTAACAGTCATCTTAGCTTCAAGATGCTCatcaagatgaaaatatttcgATATATCATCACCCTCAACTGTTATGTGAATAGTGAGAAACCTCTCGCCTCAGCTGATCAGTTCTAACAAGGATTTATAGTcataaagaacaaaatcaatGATTTAGACACCAAGAATGTCAGTCTTATTTTTGCATGTTGAAATTCAGAAGACTTAATAGGCTAACAATGTATTGTATTGGACACACTAAAATTGTGCATCTTCATTTCTTTGGCAAACACGAGGTAGTAGTTTCCCTGCTTAGAAGGATGCCACGTGGGATCACTGTGAAAGGTCACAGTGTCTCTGTGAAGTGGGGTCACAAGGCAATTACTTAGCCCAAGATGCTGACACAAAAGTGAAGTCAATGTAGAATTATACATATATCATATTTCAATACAGGATGGAGAAAAACAAGTTGAGATGCCCCTGATGATTTGGTTAGTCTAAATGATGACAAATACAAGGACATAATTGTCTATGGTGAAACATAGGTTAGGGATGAAACTATAGAGACACCCTTCCTTCAAAGCAGTAGTTGCTTTTGAGTAAACCACAATTATAGTCTACCATACctatttcagaaagaattgAAATGCAGCGCTTATGTACTGGTTTTGCtagtaatattttaatagtttcaTTTCAAATGGATAAAAAAATAGGGATAACTACTTTGCTAATGGAGGTAACTTCTATTTCATCCTTCACACAGTTAATTTAACAATCCTATAACTCTCCCTGAGATGACACCTGATATTGCTTCTATATGTCCAGACAAATAAAGAGGTAGGTGACATGTGAGTGAGGATGACAGCCAAGCCAGGTTGCTGTTGCACTGCAAAAACACTCTATGTCATCCCTCTAtcattaatgttaaaaaaaaagcagaagtattCTACCACCCAACTGATCCTCTCTTTAGTGTACTTGATCTCTAACTTGTGCTTgcctctatttttaattttgtagcCATTTCACACCTggagacaaaaccagaaacagatCACCATTAAAACCATTAGCAAAAAGCAATGATAATACATTATCAACTCTATTTTTGACGTGTTCCAGTTGACACTGGAAGTCTTGGAGTCAAAAGATCAGGAAGTCCCTCCAGGCCTGATTTCTCCAGGTTGAATCTCTACGATAGAGAGCAAGCACATCCAGTTAACGAGCTCTGCGCTGGCAGCTCATTTTGCTCTTTAGAAAGccagaaacaaacacacacaaaaaatcacACAGCTTGCATGGAGACATTGAGAAGCAGTCCTGCAGACTTTTAAACTACACAGGTTACCTCTGTTACACAGGAAACCAGACAGGAATCCATCAGGAACTACGTAGCCCATGTCAGGACACATCTGTGCAGGTATTTTGCAGATGTGTTGCCTAATCCCCATTAACTAGGTAAAATGCGTTAATGGAAAACAAGGCTCAGGACTGAGTAAGGGCCAAATCAGCATCTATGGACTGAATCTATTGGTATTTTACTGCACTTGtattaaaattaagcatatgcATAAAGATGGTACTGCACCTAGATCCGTAACCTTTGCTTTAATATTATATAGGCTTCATATTGGCAGCATTCATCAGTGGCAAAATCTCCTAACAGTACCATTTCCTGCGAGGCTTAGCAAGCAACCTACATAATACACAAATTCCACATTTCTAGGTAAATCCCATCTTGTACAGAAATGGAATCTATtaattttcatagaaaacaGGCAGAATCATCATTTTCCCTGGCATCAACATCGCTGCTGTTTCAACAAAACACTCCTCCAGAAATATGAATCATCCAGTCATCTCTCTATTCGGTATTTGCTCAAGGGAAACTGTGCTAAAAATCCATCTGCATATACtgagtattttcaaaatacacacAGGCAAACCTAAGTTCAGAACCTTGATGTGAATTAATCCCAGCTTCAGTTCATCTGCTGGCTTTGGAATAAAACATGTTCATGCTTAACTTAAGTCAGTATTTCTGTCTGCTACTTACTCTCTCATGCACTGGGGATTCTGGATTTGAATCTTCCTCTGTCCCATACGGTGAAGTGTCACCAGTAGAAACTCTACTCACTGCCATCTCTGCATGTCCTTTCCCTTGTGGCCCTTTCATTCGGACAAACTCCATGTTGTTATATTTATAAAAGCCAAAAGACATTCTTTGAGCCATCTTAGCTGCAACACTCACCTACAAGGCAtcaagaaaggagagaaaataatgtaatatcATCTCTATGTTTCAAAAAACAACGTCCTCTGAAAGCAGTTATCTAAGAATAAGTCAAAAGCATAGTGGATAATGATCATTATCTTGATTCTTAGGAAGCTTTTTAAGCCATGATCCGAAGTGATCTCCAAAAGGGAAGCAATTTTACAGATACAAAAAACAGAGGCTCAGAGAAGAATCAACTCCTTCAGCTATCCAAAATGCAGAGTTACCCAATGGCACGCTGAGATAAAACAAAAGGTTTTTATCCAGACCCACACAACGTGGCACACCAGAGCACAAGCGGGCACGTGCACAACTCAATACAGCCTGTGCAGAGACACTCGTTTGAGCCCAAAAAAccaatacacacacacacaagatgCTTCAAACTAGCAAAGCGCACTGCACAATTCCGGCACTACTTTGTGGCAAGTCAATTCAGACATTCGTGTGTCCACGCTGTCAAGGCCAAAGCATAAAGAAGCAGCCCCCATGCACAACTAACCTGCACGGCTCACCGCAAAACCCTGACAGCTTTGAACCCTCTTAACAGACAGAAGGCCTTAATTTCCAGTTAACACAACTGAACTGAAAACTGAACTgagaactgaaaaaaggaaCAGATCAATATGAAAACAGTCAAGGTTTTGCCAGGGGAAATAAGCAGGACTTATCCATAAGTTTAAGTGGTTTACCACAATTTTCAGCAGTTTATCGCCTGAAAGGGCCAAGGTGCTCAACATGTAACACAACTCTTATTGTACTAAGAATACATACAGACACAACTGAAATCAAGTAACCTTCAAAGGCACAGAGAGATCGCTTCTGTTCTGTTAAAAGAATGGCCAAATGTCAAGCTTTGCCTTTGGCCATAATTGAGTATTTGAAGAGctaacaattttatttcagctaacAAAACTATGTAAAGTAGCTGTGTGGTCAAACAGGACATTCCGAGGCTATGAGGTGACTTTACCACATCAAATCTTGTCTTTCCACTGCAGGGCTTTCTTCTTATGTCGTCTTTAGTGATTCTGCATTCCCATGTATTTTAATAACCCACCTGCTGATTGCATAAGGCCATGAGATGATGGTGGGCCAGAGAAACATGTTCTCTTGAAAAACTGCTAGAAGAGTACAATTACTCACATTTAAAATGAGGAGAAGGGAAATTATTCAGGACGTCTCCTGACAAGGGTAGGAACAAAGGGAAATGAAGTTTACAGTCACAGTAGATATTGTgggggatttgtttgttttttaaaatctctcagGATTGTCTTAATAACAAACTGAGAAGTTTATTGGCTCTTGCAGTCTCTTGACTTTAGTGCTAAGTACTGAATTAGAAGCTGAAAGTGCTGGCATTTCATGTCTCtgtaggaaagcaaagaaagcttCTTCCTGTGGCAGTGAAACTACAGTGGTCTTCTGAAAACAGCCATGAGTACAAAACacactaaagaaaaacatgttttacagATAGCAAGGTAGTTATCAGAGTTTAAGATATCCCTGCAAAACATGCCTTCTCTGAAGTAACTAGAAATATCTATGACCTTTCAAAAAAACAAGGGGGCTCCCAGAACTCTGTTATTCAGATCCATTCCGGTGTCATGCACTTGACTACTTATCAACTTCACTCCTTTTGGCAAATGCCAGAGTAATATATCCTGATCTGAATACTCCCAGCTGTCTGAGCCAAAAGCATTAGCTTTCAGGTAACtttcaaagccaaaaaaagacagactACGATGCAGATGATCTAACAGGACAAAAAGCTAACAGCCtcagcagcaaaaaaaccctgtggTCAGAGAATCGGTGTTGCAAAGGACGTTGTCTTTCAGAAGCACCTTACCCGGTTGTCATAGACCTTCTTGAGTGCTTCATAGCGGATGGACCCCTGAAAAATCACCCCTTGGAAGGTGTTGCTTTTGTCACTGGCCACCAGCTCCACACAGAccatttctccttctcccacaGTCATGTCACTGAAAACCTGCCAAAGATGCAAGATGAAACACTTGAAGGCAAACTGTAGTtgttaaaattcaaatatattcaGATTCCTATGATTCTCCTTAGGCCCAAGGCAGTTTCAACATAAAtggcagaaagcaaaggagatgtGTGCTCCACCCCAGCCTTTCAAAAAACCAGACTTCAGGCAGTGTACACTGCAAATCATGTCTTGAGATAAGCAGCTCTCGCATCAGCCCGTCTTGCTTTAGTCCATCATAAAGATGGATGCCAAAATCCAACTTGAAGCTCAAATTTCAAACATtaaagaaagaaggtaaaataaaattaaaactactAGAAAATAACCCTCAATTAGCCAAGAACACTTGTTCAAAAGGTACAAGAAAACAGCTAATCAGGACATAAGACTAGAATAGGACAaaactctgctgctgcagcaagaaaCTCACCTCTTCAAAACTGTCAATcatgaagaatatgttgggGTAGCTGATCTTTGACTCCTCTCCTTTACTGTCCATTGGGTGCTTGCTAGGAGATGCAAACACTTGCTGagaaatatatggaaaaaaccACATCTCAGTTAAATGTGCTCAGGAACGGACACAATGAATACAAGGCAAGCGATACCAAAACACCACAGTCCAACACTGCTCGGCCAACATTTTCACTTACGCCAGAGATGCTGGACATCCTGCAGGCAAAGTTGAGCTGGTTTCTGACTACAGCCTGTTCTGCAAtaattatagaatcattttgcgtggaaaagacctttaagatcatcaaaatcaaccattaacctagcactgccaagtccaccactaaaccatgcccctaagcaccacatctatgtgtttttttaatacctccagggatggtgactcaaccacttccctgggcagtctGTTCCAACGACTGAcagcccttttggtgaagaaatttttcctaacacccaatctaaacctcccctggcacaacttgaggccatttcctctcctcGTAtggcttgttacttgggagaagagaccaacccccccacctggctacatcctcctttcaggt of the Grus americana isolate bGruAme1 chromosome 1, bGruAme1.mat, whole genome shotgun sequence genome contains:
- the KIAA0930 gene encoding uncharacterized protein KIAA0930 homolog isoform X1, with the protein product MASARSSGRAGPRDEEANGDLDRSLQQMLRAIAEERSRAGLRQEISGLGCFKDDRIVFWTWMFSTYFMEKWAPRQDDMLFYVRRKLSYVSGDSTEGKKQVEVEVYRRDSKKLPGLGDPDIDWEESVYLNLILQKLDYVVTCAVCTRSDGGDIHIHKKKSQQVFASPSKHPMDSKGEESKISYPNIFFMIDSFEEVFSDMTVGEGEMVCVELVASDKSNTFQGVIFQGSIRYEALKKVYDNRVSVAAKMAQRMSFGFYKYNNMEFVRMKGPQGKGHAEMAVSRVSTGDTSPYGTEEDSNPESPVHERVTSFSTPPTPERNNRPSFFSPSLKRKVPRNRIAEMKKSHSANDSEEFFRDGDGGDLHNATNLRSRSLSGTGRSLVGSWLKLNRTDENFLLYAHLTYITLPLHRILTDILEVRQKPILMT
- the KIAA0930 gene encoding uncharacterized protein KIAA0930 homolog isoform X2, with translation MASARSSGRAGPRDEEANGDLDRSLQQMLRAIAEERSRAGLRQEISGLGCFKDDRIVFWTWMFSTYFMEKWAPRQDDMLFYVRRKLSYVSGDSTEGKKVEVEVYRRDSKKLPGLGDPDIDWEESVYLNLILQKLDYVVTCAVCTRSDGGDIHIHKKKSQQVFASPSKHPMDSKGEESKISYPNIFFMIDSFEEVFSDMTVGEGEMVCVELVASDKSNTFQGVIFQGSIRYEALKKVYDNRVSVAAKMAQRMSFGFYKYNNMEFVRMKGPQGKGHAEMAVSRVSTGDTSPYGTEEDSNPESPVHERVTSFSTPPTPERNNRPSFFSPSLKRKVPRNRIAEMKKSHSANDSEEFFRDGDGGDLHNATNLRSRSLSGTGRSLVGSWLKLNRTDENFLLYAHLTYITLPLHRILTDILEVRQKPILMT